The Chryseobacterium sp. G0186 genome includes the window ATCGTAGGTAAGTTTTTGTAAAGCTGTTTTAAGCTCCGTAACATTAGCTTCCGGTGCAATATTTTCTTTTTTCATAATAAAAATGAGTTCATCGAATCTGTTTTTGCTGCTGGTCACTCTTTTTACAATTTGTGAACGTACTTCTTTACGATACTGTTCTATAGAATTAGGTTTCAGCTTTTCTAACACCATATTCACCATCGGGCTGTTTTCTTTGAAATATTGTGGAAGATAAACTTTCAGATTCCCCTCATAACTTTGCTGATCAAAATCAATAGGACGAATTCTGTAAATAACCTGATCGAAATCGTGTATAGGAATAATAACATAATTATAAGAACGCATGTCACCAAGTAACCCAATGAGGCAACGTTCGTTGAATTTTACAAACTCCTTGGAAATCTGTGCCTTTTCCAACTCTGTACAATTGGGTAAATGCTTCTGAATAAAAACATCCCCGGGAATTCCTAAAATATGTTCTTCTATTAAAGTGTTTTTGTAAATCAGAAAGTTAATCCGGTTGGGAGAGAGAAGGTCTTCCAGTTCCAGTCCGTAGATGCGGGAAGCATCCGCCTGTTTAATATAAAAATTAGTATAATTATCGTTCAGAATATTCCTCACCCGAATTCTAAAAGGTTTAGAGTTTCCGAACGTACAAAAATCAATGGTGTCCACTTTTAGATAAGGTAAAGTAGCCTCATCTCCGTCGGAATGGAGAAGGGTATAAATCTTATTTAAATTAGACTCTATTTCTTTAAATTCATATTCAGGATATAATACGCCAAGCCACAAAGTATCTTTGCCCTCCTTATCCAGAATATTTACACTGTCACTGAATCTTAGCAGGTCTTCATATAAAAAATGGATCTTGGTCGTTCGGTTATGTTTTTCCAAATATTGCTCTAACGCTTCCGAAACAGGATATATTGGTTTTCTAAAAGCAATCTTTACATCTTTCATTACGCTGTTTACTTTATTTAAATATAAAAAATATTTTTTCCTCACGGAGGAATAATTCTTATTTTAACATGACTCTGATATTTTTTATAAAAGAAGATGATATCAAAATTTTATTTTATCTTCAGGGCGTATTTTTTTTATTTATTTTTTCATAGCTTAGTGACATCATAAGAATTTGATTTTATGTTAAATAAGCGTAGTTAAATTTAAATAATTCAAGAAAAATCTTGACAAAATTTTGTATGTTACAGTTTTTTTTTAAATTTAAACATTGGATTGGTAATTTATTTGATACGTCTGTAAATTATTCAAAGACAGATCCAAACCAAAATAGTAAATCTCAAAATAATAATAATATGGCAATGTTTAATTATGGTGTTGGCGGAAACGAGGTAAAAGTAGACGCTAATGAAGCTATTCAGGAAATCCAGGAAAATAAATCACTGATAGTAAGCCAGCTTACAACAGAAGAATCTTATACCCCTGAAATTGTAACAGGATTAAAAACTGTAGAAGATGTCTTCAAACATTTTCAGCCTTCAATCTCTGTACAGCATGAAACAGAAGATGGAGGTACAGTTGAAGAAGAATTTCGTTTTCAAAATCTTGGAGACTTTACTCCCAAAAGCCTTACTCAGAAATCAGACTATCTGCAACAGCTGAGCATGGAACAGGAGCAGTACAACAAAATTGTACGTCAGCTGAAAACAAATAAAATTCTACGCAATATGCTGGAGAACGATCAGACAAGAGCTGCGTTCATAGAAGTATTGAAAGATGTGGCACAAGAACTTGAAAAATAATTAAAGACTTACATTAAATCATGGATAGCAAATTACAGGCGCAAGAAAGCCAGCAGCAGGGTCAGCAGCAACACTCAGGGCAACCGAAGGGAAACCCGCTTGCAGAGCTCAATAAAATGGGAGGTTTTGGCTTTGTTGAATCCGTTGTGGACGGTATCGCCAATATGAACCCAACAAGAAAAGCCAGAAAGGAAATTTTCCTTAATGATGGTAATAAAGCAGACGAAAGAAAAGAACTACTTCAGAAAATTAACCTTTGGGTGAGTCTTTTAGAAGGAAGTGAATCCTCAGATAAAATGGCCGATACGTGCAAAACAAAAGCACAACAGGCAGATCAGAATCTAAAGAAAAACTTAAAAAATACATTGGATGCCGTTCGTTTGTTGGAAACCAACTACAGAACTGTTGCTCAATTCTATAAAAATACAGAATTAGACAAAGTAGACAACGTAAGTATTGTTAACGCAAGCATCGATCAGGTTTCAGACCTGGATAATCCTTTATTCATTGATGCAATTTCTGAAGAATTTAAAAATTACTACGACCGTTTAGACCTTAGAGATAATTACTCAATTTTAGCAATCCCTGGATATTTAGGATCCAATAAAGTGATTGAGAAATGGGCAAAAATCTGTAACGAAAACAAGGTAATGATGGTAACAGACTTTGCCAACCTTGATAAACCGGATGATGTAGTAGACTTATTCCATTCCGCAAACCTTACAGGAGGTGAACTTCACAGAAGTAACGTTATTATGACGTGTAACTGGCTGGTAGGACGTGGAAAAGCTGAAGAAGTAGGTGAAGAAGATAACGTAGAACTTCCACCTTCCACTTCATTAGCCGGAAAAATCCATAAAACCCTAATGTCTCAGGTAGCAGCAGGTAAAAAACATGGTAACATCAACGAAGTAGACGCCGTAAAATTCGAATTGAAGAAAAGTGAAATCTCTCAGTTAGAAAAAATGGGTCTTGTTCCAATGGTTAACGAATATGGAAAAATTATGGCTTTCTCTGCAAAGACATTATTTACAGGAGACAATATTGGTCTTCAGACTTATTCCGTAGTTCGTGTATTCGACTATGTAACTAAAGTATTACTGGACTTCCTGAACAGAAGAGCCTTTGAAAACTGGAATGCTAAAAATGAAGACGATTTGAGAAGACAAATTGTGACTTTCCTTGATAATATCAAAGGACCGGACAAATTGATCGAAAAATTCAAAATCGTTCGTTTCGAGCAGGACAGAGTAAATAAAGACAGAGTATGGCTGGATATCCGTATGACACCTTATTTCCCAACAAAAAGTTTCGTTATTAAACTAGACGGACACAAAGGAGATGATGGTAACGAATGGGATGCAGAATATTCTCAAGAATAAAAAAACTTATTTTAAATAATGAAAACCGATGCAATTTTACATCGGTTTTTTTCTACCAATATCTATGAAATTTAATATGAATAAAAAGCTTATCATGGGATTGCCTGCCTTATTAATGGTATTTTTGATAAGTTGTGAAAAAAAATACCAAAGTCCTGCTAAATACGAAGAAGATCTTTTTGCAGATGAACGCCAGGAAGGAAAGGCATACATCATGAATGAAGAAGAATGTTTTGATGGCAGTGAACTCGTTATTGCCAGTTCAAATGTAAAGCTTATAGACAGTTCAAAAGGACGCGGAAAGGCTTTTTTTATCTACAAGGTAAGGTCCGGGAAAGTATTGAAAACGGTAAGGGATTCCACACTGGAGTACCCAATGCAGTTCCTGTCTCCTTATAAATTGAAGCTGAAAGAGGATTCCATGTATGTTTATCTGAAAAACCTTAATGGATATCGTTTAATTGCAAAAGACAGAAACCTTAAATATCAATGGCTAAGAGCTGCGCCGGTATATTCTGTGAAGAAAAACTAAAATAACCCTATCTTTGCAACATTAAAATAATGCCCGGAAATGAAGAAAGATAATCTCTTCATGGCTTAAACAGATTGATTTTTGGAAAAAAATAATACAGGCTCAGAATTTCTTCATGTAGGAAACAGGCTTTTGGAATGGTATCGGAATAATGCAAGAGATCTGCCTTTCAGACAGACAAAAGACCCCTATAAAATCTGGATTTGTGAAATTGTATTTCAGCAGACAAGAATTAATCAGGGATTAAACCATTACAATAATTTTATTAAAAGATTTCCGGACGTCAAAACCTTGGCAGAAGCTGAGGAAAATGAAGTTTTGCTTTACTGGAAAGGATTGGGCTATTATTCAAGGGCAATCAATATCCATAAGGCAGCCCAACAGATCATGAATGATTACCAGGGCGTATTTCCGGCTCAGTATGAAGAGATTCTAAAATTAAAGGGAGTAGGGAAGTATACGGCTGCAGCTGTTTCAAGCATTTGCTTCGGAGGAAAAATGCCTGCTGTGGACGGGAACTTTTACCGTGTTTTGAGCCGTTTCTTTGCAGATGATTTTGATATTTCCAATTCAAGGGCATTTACTTACTTTTCAGAACTGGCAGCTTTGGTGATGCCTGATAATGTTGGAGACTTCAATCAGGCAATGATGGACATTGGTTCTGAGATCTGTAAACCGAAGAATCCTCTTTGTGGAGAATGCCCGATCAATGAAGACTGCCTTGCATTTTCTCTGCAAAAAATATCCGAATACCCTGTAAAAACAAAAAAAGTAAAGGCTGAAGATCTTGCTTTGACCTATTATTTTGTTCACAGAAACGGGCAATTTTTAATCCGTCAGCGAGGGGATGACTTCATCTGGAAAAAATTATTTGAATTTCCATCATCTATTTCTACTGAAATGGAAGCATTCATTACCCATTCAAAAACAATTTCCCACAAGCTGACCCACAAGAACTTAAGTATTGAAATCTTTAATATACATGTAGTTTCAGAAGATCTCTGGAATCATTTTATTACTGAAAATCAATATGAAATTACAGACATTCAGGGATCTCACGAAAAATCCTTTCCGAAGCCTCTGGAAAATTACATTCAAAACTCATTGAAAGACTGAAATTTGTCTTCCGAAATCTAAAATCTAATTTGTACTTTTGCAAAATGATTAAAAAAGTCATTTTTATTTTTGTATCACTACTTTTAATTTCATGTGGAAAAGATCCGGTTCCGAAACCTTATGGTGAACTGCGTCTGGAATACCCGGCACCGAAATATCAAAAGTTTGAAAACAACTGTGCCTATACATTTGAATATTCAGATTTTGCTACTATTACTGCAGCTAAAAAACCTTGTTGGTATTATTTGAATTATCCTAAAATGAATGCAAAGGTGTTTGTAACCTATTATCCGATACAGAATGACTTTGCAGAACACATCAAGGAAGCTGAAAAGATGGTGTATGAACATACCATTAAAGCCAGTTCCATAGATACAAAATCCTTTGAATACCCTGAAAAGAAAGTATACGGGAATTTCTATGAACTGAAAGGACAGAGTGCCTCCAATCTTCAATTTTACATTACAGACAGTTCGAAGCACTTCGTAACTGCTTATTTATACTTTAATACGAGACCGAAACCGGACTCTCTGGCTCCTGCAGTGAACTATATCAAAAACGATATGAAGCACTTGCTGGATTCTTTTGAATGGAAAAAATAATTACTTTTAATATACATTGAAAAATATATGAAACTTTTAGTTGTAGGAAGTGTTGCATTTGATGCAATTGAAACACCATTTGGTAAAACGGACAAGATTTTAGGAGGTGCAGCCACTTATATTGGGATCACTTCATCTATTTTAGGCGTTAAATCAGGTATCGTTTCTGTAGTAGGAGGAGACTTTCCACAGGAACACCTTGATATGTTTACAAACAGAGAAGTAAACATCGAAGGAATTGAAATTGTAAAAGAAGGAAAAACGTTTTTCTGGTCAGGAAAATACCACAATGATTTGAACACCAGAGATACTTTGGCGACAGAGGTAAATGTGTTGGAAAACTTTGATCCGAAAATTCCTGATTCAATGCAGGATGCCGAAATTTTATTACTTGGAAACCTACACCCTGGAGTTCAGTTATCTGTATTGGAAAAAATGAATAAGCGTCCTAAGCTTGTTATCCTTGATACAATGAACTTCTGGATGGATTCTGCATGGGATATCTTAATGGATATGATTGCAAAAACAGATGTAATTACCATCAATGATGAGGAGGCAAGACAGCTTTCAGGAGAATATTCTCTGGTAAAAGCAGCTAAAAAGATCCACACAATGGGACCTGAGTACGTGATCATCAAGAAAGGAGAACACGGAGCTTTATTGTTCCATGACAATAAAGTATTTGCTATCCCGGCACTTCCGTTGGAAGATGTTTTTGATCCAACTGGAGCTGGAGATACATTTGCCGGAGGATTTGCAGCTTACCTTGCTAAAAAAGAAAAAATTGATTTTGATACCATGAAATCTGCTCTTATCGTAGGTTCTGCAATGGCTTCATTCACGGTAGAAAAATTCGGAACAGAAAGAATAGAAGAAGTAAACGAATCAGATATGTTCAGCAGATTGAGACAATTCAAAGAATTGACGACATTTGATATTGAACTGCAGTAAATAAGTCTTTTTAAGAAATATTTATAATAAAAAATTGAGTGTAATTCGTTAAGAATTCTAAATTTGCAACTTGTTAAAATAGTAAAATGACAAATAAACTAAAAATCACTTATCTTCTTGGGATTTTCATCATGATTTTTTCTTCCAATATGATGAATGCCCAGCTAAAACCAGGAGATTTAGTGGATGGTATTGCTGCTGTTATCGGAGATGAGATTGTTTTGGAATCAGATGTAACCGAGCAGATGAATTATGGAAAACAGCAGGGAGCTACCAACACAGATAAGTGTGAGTTCCTTGAAAACCTTATCAGTAATAAACTTCTTGTATACGAAGCAAAAAAGGATACATTAATTGAAAACCGTTCTGCAGCGATCAAGGAGCAGGCTAATGCAAAATACCGTCAGTTGCTTTCTCAATTTCCGGATGAAAAAACATTACTTGCTGCTTATAAGTTCAGAAATTCTTATGAAATGAGAAATGCCATCGAAAAAATCGATACAGACCAATATTACGGGCAGGCAAAATATCAAAGAGTTACTGAAAAGGCGGACGTAACACCAAATGAGGTTACTGATTTCTTCAATATGTATAAAATGCAGTTGCCACAAGTAAAAGATGAGATTACCTTAGCTCAGATCATGATCTATCCTGCTCTAACAGAGGCTCACAAACAGGATCTTATCAATAGGCTGAAAAAAATCAAACAGGATATTATTGGTGGAGAAACTTTTGAAAGCCAGGCAAGAATTTATTCTGAAGATGAGGGGTCTGCTTCCAATGGCGGATTATATAAAAACATCAACAAAGGACAGATGGTGAAGCCATTTGAGGCTGCTGCACTAAACCTTCAGGAAAATGAGATCTCTGACCCTATTGAATCTGAATTTGGATACCATATCATTCAGCTATTGAAGAGATCAGGTAAAGTATATGACGCAAGACATATTTTGCTAAAGGCTACACCAACAGATGAGGAACTTAAAACTGCAAAAGTAAAATTAGACAGTATCAGAGGTTTGATTATAGATGGTAAGATAACATTTAAAGATGCAGCATTCAAGTATTCTGATGATAAAAAAACCAAGTTCAATGCAGGAATTATTCCTGGTGCTGACGGTTCTGATAAAATTGAAAGAGAAAGTATCCCTGGAACAATCAGCTACGAATTGGCAGGTTTGAATAAAGGAGATATGACAACGGCTTTTGAAGATGAAGAAAACAGAAGAAAGGCGGTAAAGATCATTAAAATTGAAGATGTTATTCCTGCACACCAGATCACACTGGAAACAGACTTTAGCAGAATCAAGCAGATGGCACTCAACAAAAAGAAAAATGAAATGGTTGAGAAGTTTGTTAACTCTAGGCTACCAACAACATTCATTTCTATCGACGGACGTTACGATAACTGTAACTTTAAATCCAACTGGAAGAAAGAGTCAATCAAAAAATAAAATCAAAAACCTTCAGAATTTCTGGAGGTTTTTTTTAGGAATATACTTAAGTGGTGAAAAACAAATAAATCTTTCCTTGCTAAATTTAAATATCTGTTGCTATACATTTAAACAGTACTTTTTATATATTTACTCAAACAGACAAGATGGATTACCCTTTTTATCTTAAAGAGTTTCGTTCTGCCATATCAAAAGTTTCTAACGAAGAATTAGAGATTTGTGGCTTAAAAATAGCGATAGATATTGTTTTGGAATCGGTAGCACTTAAAGTTTATAAACCAGAATGGTCTAGTGATTTGCAGTCACCACTCCATGCAAAAGGACGAATATTCTTTTCAATCTGGATCAGTGATGAAACTATTAGGCAAGGAAAAATGTATTATAATATCCATGCTTTAAAGCTAAGAGAATTGAAAGACTATTCACTATCCAGCAGAAATTTCGCACAGGATTTTAGAAGTGAATTTCTGAAATATCAAAAAGACTGGCCTAATGTAAGGGTAAACTTTGGTCCATTGACTTTAATGCAGGGGTGGGTTGACCTTAAAGCAGAGGATTTGCAGGAAAATATAGCGGAACTGGTTCAAAAATTTTTAAAAATCAGTTCAATGATAGATATAGCGTTAGCGCCCTATAAAAAAAGTAAGATTTAGTAGATTTTCTAACGAATAGGAATGTCTTACAATCATTGTTTTTAGTATTTTTACATATGAGCAATTTTATAGATTTCAATTCGGCAAAAAAACTACATGATATGCAGGCTAACCAAAATAGAATTTCAGAACTTTTCAATATAAAATATCCAATTATTCAGGCCGGGATGATCTGGCACTCAGGATGGAGATTGGCATCAGCCGTTTCCAATTGTGGAGGGCTGGGATTAATAGGAGCTGGAAGTATGTATCCGGATATCCTAAGAGAAAACATCCAAAAGTGTAAACAGGCAACGGATAAACCTTTTGGGATCAATGTCCCTATGTTGTATCCTAATCTTGAAGAGATTATTCAGATTATTTTGGAGGAGGGAGTGAAAATCGTATTTACTTCAGCCGGAAACCCGAAAACTTATACAGAAACCTTACAGAAAGAGGGAATAAAGGTTGCTCACGTAGTTTCTTCTACAAAATTTGCAGTAAAATGTGAAGAAGCAGGAGTAGACGCTGTCGTAGCCGAAGGCTTTGAAGCCGGTGGGCACAACGGGAGGGATGAAACAACCACATTCTGCCTGATCCCGAATGTAAAAAAGCATATTTCAAAACCTTTAATTGCAGCAGGTGGAATTGCCTTAGGGTCACAAATGAAAGCAGCCATGATGTTAGGCGCGGATGGTGTTCAGATTGGTTCCCGTTTTGCAGCTACCACTGAAGCCAGTGCCCATGACAACTGGAAAAGAAAAATAACAGAACTTCAGGAGGGAGATACCCATCTTACCCTAAAGGAATTAGCTCCCGTAAGAATGGTCAAGAATAAATTCTTCAATGAATTGGAGGAAATCTATCAGGAAGGAAGAAATAAAGAAGCTTTAATCACTTCATTAGGCAGAGCAAGAGCAAAACGCGGAATGTTTGAGGGTGATATGGAGGATGGCGAACTGGAAATAGGACAGGTTTCTGCCCTGATCAATGATATCCTTCCCGTAGAAACAGTCTTTAACCAACTTTTAAAAGAATTTGAAGAAACAAAAATACCAACATTATAATCAACAGGAATCCTAATCAGGGTTCCTTTTTTTGTATTAAAAATGAAGCTCTGTAGACTGTTTAATAGTACTCATCACAAAGGAACTTTTGATTTTGCTAATATGAGGAATCACAGACAGTTTCGTCGCAATGAAATCACTAAAAGCTTCAGGACTTTGTACAACAACTTTTAAGATATAATCGAAAATGCCACCTGTGATATAAGCTTCTACCACTTCATCCAAAGTAGCGATCCTTTTAGAAAACTCCTCTACATACTCAATCTGTTGGCTGTTGAGAGATACTGTAATAATCACTGTAAAGTTTAATCCTACTTTTTTGGGATCAATTAAAGCTACATAATTAGTGATGTAGCCCTCATTTTCAAGCTTTTTAATTTTGTCATAGATAGATGTACGTGACATGTTTAGCCTTTCTGTAAGATCAGTAATATCAAATCTTGAACTTTTCTGAAGAGCCCTTAGCAGTTCAAGTTCCTGTTTTCCTAATTTGTCCATCCGGATTTTTTCCGATAAATATATAAAAATATTATATGTTTTGAACTTTGTTGGTTTTTAAATTTAAATACATGGAATTTTTACATATTTTAAATTTATATTTCCTATTTATTTCGTTATTTGATACTTTTGTTGGGATTTAAATCATTTGTTATTTTAAATAATTAGCATAAGAGATCAATATAAAAATGATACAGAATAATATAATAAACCCGTGGTGCATTTAGGAAAAAAAACAGAAGCTGCTCACTATTAGATAAATACCTAACTTTAATTGTCTAACAAACGATTAAATATGAACAGCTTCACTGCAAATTATGAAAAAATATTACAGACTCTGGTAAAAATAGAAAGTAAAATGAATTTTTTGAATCAAATCCGCAAACCCCAATTGTCAGATCTTGAGTTAATCTCCATAGACTTAACTTCAGAATTTATGGGTATTGACTCGGAACGGGACTTATTCAGAAAGTTACCTTATAATTTATCCTCAAGGATAGAGCGAAGTGTTTACAATCGTAGAAAGCGCAACTTGTTTAGTTATCGGGATTCTTTAAGAAAAAAGATAGCGTTCAAAATATCTGTTAGTGATTATTACATTGTAGATAGTATGCCCTTGGAAATATGCAAATTAAGCAGAAGTTCCAGAAGTACAGTTTGTAGGGAAAACTACTTTACGAGCCCAGATAGAGGGTATTGTGCCTCTCAAAACAGTGCTTATTACGGGTATAAATTACATGCTGTATGTACTACTGAGGGGGTTTTTACTGATTTTGATTTAACACAGGCCTCTGTACATGATATTCATTATCTGAAGGATATTAAACAATTGTATCAAAATTGTACAATATTAGGCGATAAAGGCTATCTGAGTATTGATTATCAAAGAGACTTATTTACTTACAACCAGATTAATTTGGAAGTTCCCATGCGGAAAAACCAGCATGAATATAAACCACAGGCTTATATTTTCAGAAAATCCAGAAAGCGTATTGAAACTTTATTTTCACAATTATGCGATCAATTTATGATTAGAAGAAACTATTCGAAATCATTTGATGGCTTCAAGAACAGAATATTATCTAAAATAATGGCACTTACTGTTATACAATGGATTAATAAACTAAACAATAGAAATATTAACAACTTAAAAACTCGAATTGCTTAAATGCACCACGGGTATAATAAATATAAACGGCAAAGGCCTTTACATAGAATATAATCATTCATTTGAAAATAGGCCCACACTTGTTTTTTTGCATGATTCACTGGGCTCTGTGCAGCTTTGGAGAGATTTTCCAGCAAAATTATCCTTAGCTACAGAATGCAATATGCTAGCCTATGACCGTTTAGGATATGGGAAATCTCATCCTATGCCTACCCATGAAAGACCCGTTAATTACATGGAACTGGAAGCAGACCTGTTGAATGATCTTTTGACCGAATTAAATATTCATAATGCAGTCCTGTTTGGGCACAGTGACGGAGGAACAATTGCCTTGATTACAGCTGCAAAATATCCGGAAAGGGTAGAAGCTGTTATTTGTGAAGCCGGGCATATATTTGTAGAAGAGGTAACCTTAAAAGGAGTATATGATGCCTGGGAAGCGTATAAAACAACGAATTTACCGGAGCGTTTACAGAAATACCACGGAGATAAAGTTGAAACTCTTTTTAAGGCATGGACGGAAACCTGGACCCGCGATGATTACAGAAGCTGGAATATTGAATATCTTTTAAAGAATATCACTTGTCCACTCTTATTCATTCAGGGAGAAGCTGATGAGTATGGTACTTTGGATCAGGTTGAAAAAACGGTTTCCCAGGTAAGTGGTAATGCGGAGAAGTATATTATTCCTGGTATTGGGCATACACCACATAAAGAAGTTCCTGAGATAGTACTGGAAAGATCAGTAAAGTTTATCAATAGGGAATTCTAATATAAAGACAATCAATTGAGATAACAAAAACACCTTGCAATCAGGGTGTTTTTCTATTTTATAACTAGGTGGTACTTGTACACATTGAGGAGTGTTTTATACAATAATAATGGGTGATTTTACATATGCTTGTAGGAGTGATTTTCAAGTTTTTTAATGAATTTTACCTATTAAAACTAAAATATTTATAGATTTCATTTTTACTTAAAATATGATTTTTTGATTTTAAAATAAAGGCTTAATAAATTCACAGTATATTTTTTCTCAATCATTTAAAATAGATGGTTTTTAATGCAAAAAAACAGCATGAAAAATACAATAGGATTTCTTTAATACGATCTTATTTAGACTTATTTTAGTAATGTTAAAAGATTATAATTACATTTTAAATTTCAAATGAAAAAATAATAATGTGCTTATGTTTGGTGTGAATGTGTTAGAGAGATGCAAATAGGTATCTCTCTTTTATTTTGAATATTATAAAAGTTGAAGCTCCCTTGCAATATTTTCTCTTGCCTTTGCTTCATATTTCTCTTTAAAATATTCTGTTTTAAAAATGCTGGTAAGCTCCAAAAAATGTTTAAGTACCTTTTTCCTCCCGGGTTTATAAAGTAGGTCCGGATAAATGGAATACTCCTTTCGGATCATTTTGGTATATGCTAAATAGCTTTCAAGATCCTTTCCCAAAATTGAAAGATCAGCATCCAAAAGATAATTGGTGTCCTCATCCTCTGATTTTTGGTGATATTTTGTAGCTAAAATTTGAGATGAAATAAGCTTGATATCATCAGTATGCAGGTGTAAATCAGTCAGTCTTGCTTCTGCTGTTAAAGCGCTTTTCTCCTCATTAGACTTTGAGGTGGCATTATAAACGATATCATGATAAAACAAAGAAAAAGAAAGAGCTGTAAAATTTGAAATTCTGTTTTTCACCACTTCAATTTCCTGAAACATATTTTCAAGATGAAGAAGATTGTGATAGTGTCTGCCTTTTTCAGTATACTTTATTTCAATTTCTTTCCAGAGACTGTCGATGAAGTCATTGTTTTTAGTAAAAGGGAAACAAAGCTGTTCGAATTGATCCTTTAGATTCATGATGAAAAGGTATA containing:
- the gldD gene encoding gliding motility lipoprotein GldD; amino-acid sequence: MIKKVIFIFVSLLLISCGKDPVPKPYGELRLEYPAPKYQKFENNCAYTFEYSDFATITAAKKPCWYYLNYPKMNAKVFVTYYPIQNDFAEHIKEAEKMVYEHTIKASSIDTKSFEYPEKKVYGNFYELKGQSASNLQFYITDSSKHFVTAYLYFNTRPKPDSLAPAVNYIKNDMKHLLDSFEWKK
- the mutY gene encoding A/G-specific adenine glycosylase; translated protein: MEKNNTGSEFLHVGNRLLEWYRNNARDLPFRQTKDPYKIWICEIVFQQTRINQGLNHYNNFIKRFPDVKTLAEAEENEVLLYWKGLGYYSRAINIHKAAQQIMNDYQGVFPAQYEEILKLKGVGKYTAAAVSSICFGGKMPAVDGNFYRVLSRFFADDFDISNSRAFTYFSELAALVMPDNVGDFNQAMMDIGSEICKPKNPLCGECPINEDCLAFSLQKISEYPVKTKKVKAEDLALTYYFVHRNGQFLIRQRGDDFIWKKLFEFPSSISTEMEAFITHSKTISHKLTHKNLSIEIFNIHVVSEDLWNHFITENQYEITDIQGSHEKSFPKPLENYIQNSLKD
- a CDS encoding Lrp/AsnC family transcriptional regulator, which encodes MDKLGKQELELLRALQKSSRFDITDLTERLNMSRTSIYDKIKKLENEGYITNYVALIDPKKVGLNFTVIITVSLNSQQIEYVEEFSKRIATLDEVVEAYITGGIFDYILKVVVQSPEAFSDFIATKLSVIPHISKIKSSFVMSTIKQSTELHF
- a CDS encoding type VI secretion system contractile sheath small subunit — translated: MAMFNYGVGGNEVKVDANEAIQEIQENKSLIVSQLTTEESYTPEIVTGLKTVEDVFKHFQPSISVQHETEDGGTVEEEFRFQNLGDFTPKSLTQKSDYLQQLSMEQEQYNKIVRQLKTNKILRNMLENDQTRAAFIEVLKDVAQELEK
- a CDS encoding PfkB family carbohydrate kinase, which translates into the protein MKLLVVGSVAFDAIETPFGKTDKILGGAATYIGITSSILGVKSGIVSVVGGDFPQEHLDMFTNREVNIEGIEIVKEGKTFFWSGKYHNDLNTRDTLATEVNVLENFDPKIPDSMQDAEILLLGNLHPGVQLSVLEKMNKRPKLVILDTMNFWMDSAWDILMDMIAKTDVITINDEEARQLSGEYSLVKAAKKIHTMGPEYVIIKKGEHGALLFHDNKVFAIPALPLEDVFDPTGAGDTFAGGFAAYLAKKEKIDFDTMKSALIVGSAMASFTVEKFGTERIEEVNESDMFSRLRQFKELTTFDIELQ
- a CDS encoding NAD(P)H-dependent flavin oxidoreductase, yielding MSNFIDFNSAKKLHDMQANQNRISELFNIKYPIIQAGMIWHSGWRLASAVSNCGGLGLIGAGSMYPDILRENIQKCKQATDKPFGINVPMLYPNLEEIIQIILEEGVKIVFTSAGNPKTYTETLQKEGIKVAHVVSSTKFAVKCEEAGVDAVVAEGFEAGGHNGRDETTTFCLIPNVKKHISKPLIAAGGIALGSQMKAAMMLGADGVQIGSRFAATTEASAHDNWKRKITELQEGDTHLTLKELAPVRMVKNKFFNELEEIYQEGRNKEALITSLGRARAKRGMFEGDMEDGELEIGQVSALINDILPVETVFNQLLKEFEETKIPTL
- a CDS encoding DUF5458 family protein, translating into MDSKLQAQESQQQGQQQHSGQPKGNPLAELNKMGGFGFVESVVDGIANMNPTRKARKEIFLNDGNKADERKELLQKINLWVSLLEGSESSDKMADTCKTKAQQADQNLKKNLKNTLDAVRLLETNYRTVAQFYKNTELDKVDNVSIVNASIDQVSDLDNPLFIDAISEEFKNYYDRLDLRDNYSILAIPGYLGSNKVIEKWAKICNENKVMMVTDFANLDKPDDVVDLFHSANLTGGELHRSNVIMTCNWLVGRGKAEEVGEEDNVELPPSTSLAGKIHKTLMSQVAAGKKHGNINEVDAVKFELKKSEISQLEKMGLVPMVNEYGKIMAFSAKTLFTGDNIGLQTYSVVRVFDYVTKVLLDFLNRRAFENWNAKNEDDLRRQIVTFLDNIKGPDKLIEKFKIVRFEQDRVNKDRVWLDIRMTPYFPTKSFVIKLDGHKGDDGNEWDAEYSQE
- a CDS encoding peptidylprolyl isomerase, which produces MTNKLKITYLLGIFIMIFSSNMMNAQLKPGDLVDGIAAVIGDEIVLESDVTEQMNYGKQQGATNTDKCEFLENLISNKLLVYEAKKDTLIENRSAAIKEQANAKYRQLLSQFPDEKTLLAAYKFRNSYEMRNAIEKIDTDQYYGQAKYQRVTEKADVTPNEVTDFFNMYKMQLPQVKDEITLAQIMIYPALTEAHKQDLINRLKKIKQDIIGGETFESQARIYSEDEGSASNGGLYKNINKGQMVKPFEAAALNLQENEISDPIESEFGYHIIQLLKRSGKVYDARHILLKATPTDEELKTAKVKLDSIRGLIIDGKITFKDAAFKYSDDKKTKFNAGIIPGADGSDKIERESIPGTISYELAGLNKGDMTTAFEDEENRRKAVKIIKIEDVIPAHQITLETDFSRIKQMALNKKKNEMVEKFVNSRLPTTFISIDGRYDNCNFKSNWKKESIKK